In Paenibacillus algicola, a genomic segment contains:
- a CDS encoding DUF5693 family protein: MVQQWKRWSLAARKWLWILVALGVLSALPVGYDRLQTESTSKQVELVFDYRDLLDISVYRTYPEAYITEQLDQLKDAGVTSMALFESTLEEFIKSGRIVVYDAQQAADLTEEAVSRRNNFTYVVFSTAESAETIKPIIEATFTRLDIPVRDWEYNGSDGLILEIPRVEAGLKPMAPDPITMDMLREKGFSIVPRLSDTLPYNEEYMTSLMAYFADYGVQRLLFDGDAAKGFKNHEEDKSLTHFAGLLNQYDIGLIAIENIKVPQKGFELLSYLTDYNVARLYSLSERDAALDPKVISDRFVLASKDRNIRMFYLNAEPLRDGTQGTITDPINNLVEALGETGHTISDMEQNGFTMGPAEAFEVSESSLQRYFKLGALIGALALITLMISYFIPLLTIPAFVIGLIGTAGLYVLNSELMEQAVALAVTISGPTVAMILAVRKVTESSSRVGSMSTGRRLTHALVLFIKTTVLTLAAVPLLVALLNNVTYMLVLDQFRGVNLLAVAPMGLTAIYVLLYRGGQASRAGIQTLLNTPITLLWVAAAGIIGIVGMYYLSRTGNAGSVSSIEMAFRSFLENTFGVRPRNKEFLLAHPVLLLGLFLSFKYRHAAYLLIIGAMGQLSIVGTFTHLHSPLYISAVRGLLGLGLGLLIGLGLILAWQIGERIWKSWSHRLKPL, translated from the coding sequence GTGGTTCAACAATGGAAGCGCTGGAGTCTGGCTGCCCGCAAGTGGCTATGGATTCTGGTTGCCCTGGGTGTGCTGTCTGCGCTCCCGGTAGGCTATGACCGGCTGCAGACGGAGTCAACCTCGAAGCAGGTAGAGCTGGTGTTTGATTATCGTGATTTACTGGATATTTCCGTGTATCGAACCTATCCGGAAGCTTACATAACGGAGCAGCTGGACCAGCTGAAGGATGCCGGTGTCACGAGTATGGCACTGTTCGAGAGCACGCTGGAGGAATTTATCAAGTCCGGCCGGATTGTTGTGTATGATGCGCAGCAGGCGGCTGATTTAACGGAAGAGGCGGTGTCGCGCCGCAACAACTTTACGTATGTCGTCTTCTCGACAGCGGAAAGCGCGGAGACCATCAAGCCAATCATTGAAGCGACCTTTACCCGCCTGGACATTCCGGTAAGAGACTGGGAATATAACGGCTCTGACGGTCTGATCCTGGAAATACCGCGCGTTGAGGCAGGGCTGAAGCCGATGGCGCCGGATCCGATCACGATGGACATGCTGCGGGAGAAGGGTTTTAGCATTGTTCCAAGACTGTCCGATACGCTTCCGTATAATGAAGAGTACATGACCAGCCTGATGGCTTACTTTGCGGATTACGGTGTGCAGCGGCTTCTGTTCGATGGCGATGCGGCCAAAGGCTTCAAGAATCATGAAGAGGACAAGAGCCTGACGCATTTTGCCGGTCTGCTGAATCAATATGATATCGGCCTGATCGCGATTGAGAACATCAAGGTGCCGCAAAAAGGCTTTGAGCTGCTCTCGTATCTGACGGATTACAATGTAGCCCGGCTGTATTCTCTAAGCGAGCGGGATGCTGCGCTGGATCCGAAGGTGATCAGCGACCGCTTCGTGCTGGCGTCGAAGGACCGCAATATCCGCATGTTCTATCTGAACGCGGAGCCGCTTCGCGACGGGACACAGGGAACCATCACGGACCCCATTAACAATCTGGTGGAGGCACTGGGAGAGACAGGCCACACCATCTCGGACATGGAACAAAACGGCTTTACAATGGGGCCTGCGGAAGCCTTTGAGGTGTCCGAGTCCTCGCTGCAGCGCTACTTCAAGCTGGGCGCGCTGATCGGCGCTCTGGCGCTGATTACGCTCATGATTTCGTATTTTATTCCACTGTTGACTATTCCGGCCTTTGTGATCGGACTGATCGGAACGGCAGGCTTGTACGTTCTGAACAGCGAGCTGATGGAGCAGGCGGTCGCGCTTGCTGTCACGATCAGCGGTCCGACCGTGGCTATGATTCTGGCGGTACGCAAGGTGACCGAGAGCAGCAGCCGTGTGGGATCAATGAGCACCGGCAGGCGCTTGACTCACGCACTGGTGCTGTTCATCAAGACGACGGTGCTCACCCTGGCTGCTGTGCCGCTGCTGGTGGCACTATTGAACAATGTAACTTACATGCTGGTTCTGGATCAGTTCCGGGGCGTGAATCTTTTGGCTGTAGCTCCTATGGGCTTAACTGCTATTTATGTGCTGCTGTATCGCGGAGGACAGGCCTCACGGGCCGGAATCCAGACATTATTGAACACGCCGATAACACTGCTCTGGGTAGCAGCGGCCGGGATCATTGGCATTGTAGGCATGTACTATTTAAGCCGGACGGGCAATGCGGGATCCGTTTCTTCTATAGAAATGGCGTTCCGATCCTTCCTGGAGAATACATTTGGCGTGCGGCCGCGGAACAAGGAGTTTCTGCTTGCGCATCCAGTGCTGCTGCTGGGACTGTTCCTGTCCTTTAAATACCGCCATGCCGCCTACCTGCTCATTATCGGAGCGATGGGCCAGCTGTCCATCGTAGGTACGTTCACGCATCTGCATTCCCCGCTCTATATTTCGGCGGTTCGCGGACTGCTGGGACTGGGGCTGGGCTTGCTCATCGGGCTTGGACTGATTCTCGCCTGGCAGATCGGGGAAAGGATTTGGAAATCATGGTCTCATCGGCTAAAACCATTGTAA
- a CDS encoding phospho-sugar mutase: MAEMSQRTVETVQRWLNDHHVDEETKAELRGIETDPQELEERFYRDLEFGTGGLRGIIGAGSNRMNKYTVGRATQGFAQFILKQHQGSGQPSVVIAHDSRHFSPEFALEAALVLAGNGIAAKLYPSLRSTPQLSYSVRYLNASAGIVITASHNPPEYNGYKVYNAEGGQLVPDEAEQVISLIQEVDSFAAVKKLTREEAEQQGLLVWLGDDEDEAFINTVSGLSVNRERIASSLSDDFRIVFTPLHGTGNQPVRRVLEGIGFKHVHVVEEQEQPDADFSSVKSPNPEEREAFTLAMKLGEQVDADILIGTDPDADRMGAVVKNRDGEYVVLTGNQSGAIMIHYLLSQLKEAGKLPQNGAVIKTIVTSEMGAVIAEHYGAAVLNTLTGFKYIGEKMTQFENNGQHTFLFGYEESYGYLAGNYARDKDAVLASMLICEAAAYYKGQGKTLYDVLQELYEQFGYFLEGLESRTLKGKNGIAQIQGIMSDWRSNPPQELGSAVVEKVLDYAEGLDGLPKENVLKYMLSDGSWFCLRPSGTEPKIKVYFAVRGASSEEAKQKLKDLSSIVMARVDA, encoded by the coding sequence ATGGCAGAAATGAGTCAAAGAACCGTAGAAACTGTTCAGCGCTGGCTGAATGATCACCACGTGGATGAAGAAACCAAGGCCGAGCTTCGCGGGATTGAAACCGATCCGCAGGAGCTGGAAGAGCGCTTTTACCGTGATCTGGAGTTTGGAACCGGAGGGCTTCGCGGCATTATCGGTGCCGGCAGCAACCGGATGAACAAATATACGGTGGGCCGTGCGACGCAAGGCTTCGCGCAGTTCATTCTGAAGCAGCATCAGGGCTCGGGCCAGCCATCGGTGGTCATTGCCCATGATTCCCGCCACTTCTCTCCGGAGTTTGCCTTAGAGGCAGCATTGGTGCTGGCAGGGAACGGCATTGCAGCCAAGCTGTATCCTTCGCTTCGTTCTACGCCGCAGCTGTCCTACAGCGTACGTTACTTGAACGCCTCGGCAGGGATTGTCATTACGGCTAGCCATAACCCGCCGGAGTATAATGGCTACAAGGTGTATAACGCTGAAGGTGGACAGCTTGTACCGGATGAGGCGGAGCAGGTGATCAGCCTGATTCAGGAGGTAGACTCTTTTGCCGCAGTGAAGAAGCTGACACGGGAGGAAGCAGAGCAGCAGGGATTGCTGGTCTGGCTGGGTGATGACGAGGACGAAGCCTTCATAAACACGGTGTCAGGCCTTAGTGTGAACCGCGAGCGTATCGCCTCCAGCCTGAGTGACGATTTCCGGATCGTGTTTACACCGCTTCACGGAACAGGTAATCAGCCGGTGCGCCGCGTCCTGGAAGGAATCGGCTTCAAGCATGTGCATGTGGTAGAGGAGCAAGAGCAGCCCGATGCAGATTTCTCCAGTGTGAAATCTCCGAACCCGGAGGAGCGGGAAGCCTTTACCCTGGCGATGAAGCTGGGAGAGCAGGTGGATGCGGACATTCTGATCGGTACAGATCCCGATGCAGACCGGATGGGTGCTGTCGTGAAGAACCGTGACGGCGAATATGTAGTGCTGACGGGCAACCAGTCCGGTGCGATCATGATTCACTATTTGCTGAGCCAGCTTAAAGAAGCAGGCAAGCTGCCTCAGAACGGAGCGGTCATCAAGACGATTGTCACGAGCGAGATGGGTGCAGTCATTGCAGAGCATTACGGCGCGGCGGTGCTGAACACCTTGACCGGCTTCAAATATATCGGGGAGAAAATGACCCAGTTTGAGAACAACGGACAGCATACATTCCTGTTCGGCTATGAGGAGAGCTACGGTTACCTGGCCGGCAATTATGCCCGCGACAAGGATGCAGTGCTGGCCTCCATGCTGATCTGTGAGGCAGCAGCCTATTACAAAGGCCAGGGCAAGACTCTGTATGACGTGCTGCAGGAGCTGTATGAGCAGTTCGGCTATTTCCTGGAGGGCCTGGAATCCCGTACTTTGAAAGGAAAGAACGGAATCGCGCAGATACAGGGCATCATGTCCGACTGGCGCTCCAACCCGCCGCAGGAGCTGGGGAGTGCTGTTGTAGAGAAGGTGCTGGATTACGCGGAAGGCCTGGACGGACTGCCTAAGGAGAATGTGCTGAAGTACATGCTCTCGGACGGCTCCTGGTTCTGCCTGCGTCCATCCGGTACGGAGCCGAAGATCAAAGTATACTTTGCTGTAAGAGGAGCTTCCTCGGAAGAAGCGAAGCAGAAGCTGAAAGATTTGTCATCGATCGTGATGGCACGCGTAGACGCATAA
- the fabZ gene encoding 3-hydroxyacyl-ACP dehydratase FabZ yields the protein MTVLNIGQIQDIIPHRPPFLLVDKIIEMEEGQRAVGIKNVTMNEPFFTGHFPQYPVMPGVLITEALAQVGAIAMLSVESNKGKLGFLAGLDGFRFRGQVVPGDTLRLEVEITRLKGSIGKGKATASVEGKVVAEGEIMFALSDPA from the coding sequence GTGACGGTACTGAATATCGGACAAATCCAGGACATTATTCCGCATCGCCCGCCGTTTCTGCTGGTGGACAAGATTATTGAGATGGAAGAGGGCCAGCGCGCGGTCGGCATCAAGAATGTGACCATGAACGAGCCGTTCTTCACCGGCCATTTTCCGCAGTATCCGGTGATGCCGGGCGTGTTAATTACCGAGGCGCTCGCTCAGGTGGGCGCTATTGCCATGCTGAGTGTGGAGAGCAACAAGGGCAAGCTGGGCTTTTTGGCCGGACTGGATGGCTTCCGCTTCCGCGGACAGGTCGTTCCGGGCGACACGCTGCGCCTTGAAGTCGAGATTACACGTCTTAAAGGCTCCATCGGCAAGGGAAAAGCGACCGCCAGCGTAGAGGGCAAGGTCGTTGCGGAAGGCGAGATTATGTTCGCACTGTCAGACCCCGCATAG
- a CDS encoding DNA-directed RNA polymerase subunit beta has product MSEASEPKRRKASGWKIARRIIVPLMLLLALAGGMVVGYVVLGGGELSDALQWETWKHVYDLVFAP; this is encoded by the coding sequence GTGAGTGAAGCAAGCGAGCCCAAGCGCCGCAAGGCCTCCGGGTGGAAAATTGCACGCCGCATCATCGTTCCCTTGATGCTGCTCCTGGCGCTTGCCGGAGGCATGGTGGTTGGCTATGTCGTTTTGGGCGGCGGAGAGCTGAGTGATGCGCTGCAATGGGAAACCTGGAAGCATGTGTATGACCTGGTATTTGCACCTTAA
- a CDS encoding flagellar hook-basal body protein, which yields MNNSMISAMVSMNSMQQKLDVIADNIANANTTGYKSKDAVFEDVLNRVQQHHKDFKLSGRVTPPGYNIGFGMKLSTVEQNMEQGVLKETGNPLDLGIEGRGMFAVRSGENIAYTREGGFHVSPDPENEGRVQLVNNQGYFVLDQNNEPISLPQGAAIAVDAGGQIWIETPAGRVQGQVLKIAELDRPEGLVQMDGNLFMLRGGLTEDEVFGPAGQNLSQVRSGFLEQSNVDLSDQMMKMMEVQRAYQLSARALSSSDTMMNLANTMRG from the coding sequence ATGAATAACTCCATGATCAGCGCCATGGTATCCATGAACAGCATGCAGCAGAAGCTGGATGTGATCGCGGACAATATTGCAAATGCAAACACAACGGGCTACAAGAGCAAGGATGCTGTGTTTGAGGATGTGCTGAACCGGGTGCAGCAGCACCATAAGGATTTCAAGCTCTCCGGGCGTGTGACGCCTCCGGGCTACAATATCGGCTTCGGCATGAAGCTGTCCACGGTGGAGCAGAATATGGAGCAGGGCGTTCTGAAGGAAACCGGCAATCCGCTGGATCTTGGCATTGAGGGCCGTGGCATGTTCGCTGTCCGAAGCGGCGAGAATATTGCATATACGCGCGAGGGCGGATTTCACGTCTCCCCAGACCCTGAGAATGAGGGACGCGTTCAGCTGGTCAACAATCAGGGCTATTTCGTGCTGGATCAGAATAACGAGCCAATCTCACTGCCGCAAGGCGCAGCAATCGCTGTGGATGCCGGCGGCCAGATCTGGATTGAGACGCCAGCCGGCAGAGTTCAGGGACAGGTGCTGAAGATTGCGGAGCTGGATCGTCCGGAAGGTCTGGTGCAGATGGATGGCAACCTGTTCATGCTGCGCGGCGGCCTGACGGAGGATGAAGTGTTCGGTCCTGCAGGCCAGAATTTGTCGCAGGTGCGTTCCGGTTTTCTGGAGCAGTCCAATGTAGATTTATCTGATCAGATGATGAAAATGATGGAGGTCCAGCGGGCCTATCAGCTATCCGCGCGAGCCCTGAGCTCCAGCGATACCATGATGAACCTTGCCAACACAATGCGAGGATAG
- a CDS encoding flagellar hook-basal body protein yields the protein MLRGLYNAAAGMVTQQRRHDTVTQNISNVNTAGYKQNDTVIRSFPEVLVSMIGGEPGNPRHVIGKLNTGVFAEESIALHLQGDLRETGQASDFAIVSELNVIDEDTGLGMVFDGSGRHVGEDGEVTYRPQAFFTVQDNNGNLRYTRSGEFRVGPEGQVLTSAGFQVLGADNQPIVLTGGAADLTVNEQGFILDGAGNPTGQTLGVAVVSAPNDLVKEGNGLYRLNNEDGFRMLAAGDNVIIRQGYIEASNVDASKSMVELTAALRAYETNQKVVQFYDRSLEKAVNEIGRV from the coding sequence GTGCTGAGAGGTTTATATAATGCGGCGGCCGGAATGGTGACCCAGCAGCGGCGTCATGATACAGTAACGCAGAATATATCAAATGTGAACACCGCCGGGTATAAGCAGAATGATACGGTGATCCGTTCATTCCCGGAAGTGCTGGTGTCCATGATTGGCGGGGAGCCTGGCAATCCGAGGCATGTAATCGGCAAGCTGAACACAGGCGTATTCGCAGAGGAGAGCATCGCGCTGCACCTGCAGGGCGATCTCCGAGAAACGGGACAAGCCTCTGATTTTGCAATTGTATCAGAGCTGAACGTCATTGATGAGGATACAGGCCTTGGCATGGTCTTTGACGGATCGGGCAGGCATGTTGGCGAAGATGGCGAGGTAACCTATCGCCCCCAAGCCTTCTTTACGGTGCAGGACAATAACGGAAATCTGCGCTACACCCGCAGCGGCGAGTTTCGGGTAGGGCCGGAAGGTCAGGTTCTGACGTCAGCCGGGTTTCAGGTGCTGGGCGCGGACAATCAGCCCATTGTATTGACAGGCGGAGCGGCGGACCTTACAGTGAATGAGCAAGGATTTATTTTGGATGGAGCCGGAAACCCGACGGGACAGACGCTGGGCGTTGCGGTCGTGTCTGCTCCAAATGATCTGGTGAAGGAAGGCAACGGCCTGTATCGGCTGAATAACGAGGATGGCTTCCGAATGCTCGCGGCGGGCGATAATGTTATCATCCGGCAGGGCTATATTGAAGCCTCCAACGTGGATGCATCGAAATCCATGGTCGAGCTGACAGCGGCCCTTCGGGCCTACGAAACCAATCAGAAGGTCGTTCAATTCTATGACAGATCGCTGGAAAAGGCCGTGAACGAAATTGGCAGAGTCTAA
- the mreB gene encoding rod shape-determining protein → MFSKDIGIDLGTANVLIHVKGRGVVLNEPSVVAIESENRRVLAVGEAARRMVGRTPGNITAIRPLRDGVIADFDITESMLRYFIDRVGARSWHSRPRILICAPTNITSVEQKSIREAAERSGAKDVFLEEEPKAAAIGAGMDIFQPSGNMVVDIGGGTTDVAVLSMGDIVTSSSLKMAGDKFDEAIIKYIKHKYKLLIGERTSEELKMSIGTVRPGGRIEEMDIRGRDMVSGLPLTITVTSAEIQEALLDPMSAIVTAAKQVLERTPPELSADIIDRGVILTGGGALLHGVDELLMEELRVPVLVAEDPMHCVVKGTGMMLDHLDKVVKKKF, encoded by the coding sequence ATGTTTAGCAAGGATATCGGGATCGATCTCGGAACAGCGAACGTATTAATCCACGTCAAGGGCAGAGGTGTCGTCTTGAATGAGCCCTCTGTCGTGGCGATCGAAAGCGAGAATCGGCGAGTCCTTGCCGTCGGGGAGGCAGCACGGCGTATGGTAGGCCGCACCCCCGGCAACATTACGGCGATCCGCCCGCTGAGGGACGGGGTTATCGCCGATTTTGACATTACGGAAAGCATGCTGAGGTACTTTATCGACCGCGTTGGCGCCCGAAGCTGGCACAGCCGCCCCCGTATTCTGATCTGTGCGCCTACGAATATTACATCCGTAGAGCAGAAGTCGATCCGGGAAGCGGCCGAGCGCAGCGGGGCAAAGGATGTGTTCCTGGAGGAAGAGCCGAAGGCTGCTGCCATCGGGGCAGGCATGGATATTTTTCAGCCCAGCGGCAATATGGTAGTGGATATCGGAGGGGGCACGACGGATGTGGCCGTCCTGTCCATGGGCGATATCGTCACTTCCTCTTCGCTCAAAATGGCGGGGGACAAGTTCGACGAGGCGATTATCAAGTACATCAAGCATAAATATAAATTGCTGATCGGGGAACGGACGTCGGAGGAGCTCAAGATGTCGATCGGAACCGTGCGGCCCGGCGGCCGGATTGAGGAGATGGACATCCGCGGGCGCGATATGGTATCGGGCCTCCCGCTGACCATTACCGTCACCTCGGCCGAAATTCAGGAAGCGCTGTTAGATCCCATGTCTGCCATTGTTACAGCGGCCAAGCAGGTGCTGGAGCGGACACCACCGGAGCTGTCAGCGGATATTATTGACCGGGGCGTTATCCTGACCGGCGGCGGCGCGCTGCTTCACGGCGTGGACGAGCTGTTAATGGAGGAGCTTCGCGTCCCGGTGCTCGTCGCGGAAGACCCGATGCACTGTGTGGTAAAGGGTACGGGCATGATGCTGGATCATTTGGATAAAGTCGTAAAGAAAAAGTTCTAA
- the spoIIID gene encoding sporulation transcriptional regulator SpoIIID, translating to MHDYIKERTIKIGRCIVETRHTVRTIAKEFGVSKSTVHKDLTERLPEINPDLADQVKHILEYHKSIRHLRGGEATKIKYKKTASGSREPVISAKS from the coding sequence GTGCACGATTACATCAAAGAGCGGACCATTAAAATCGGACGCTGCATCGTGGAAACCAGGCATACAGTCCGAACGATTGCCAAAGAGTTTGGCGTGTCAAAAAGCACGGTGCATAAGGATTTAACCGAGCGTCTGCCGGAGATCAACCCGGACCTGGCGGATCAGGTTAAGCATATCTTGGAGTACCACAAGTCCATCCGCCATCTCCGGGGCGGCGAAGCGACCAAGATCAAGTACAAAAAAACGGCCTCCGGTTCCCGCGAGCCTGTGATTTCTGCTAAATCCTGA
- a CDS encoding M23 family metallopeptidase, with translation MNESNKNAPNREEAPKTAQGEPAQAPSSWKKMLSRRWVFPAAYVAAAAIILTLVWVYQDTDQQPLNPQNAVNDAQGAGTTTAAEGKDGEAVEVIASAENMIWPAADQAEAVIVKSFFDAEAPEEEHAAAMVQYNDTFTPNTGIDLARQDNKPFDVQAVQSGQVTRVEEHPVNGTVVEITHAGELKTVYQSLSGAAVEEGSEVKQGDVIGQAGRSEFEKDLGNHLHFEVYQAGNLVNPETLFSKK, from the coding sequence ATGAATGAATCAAACAAAAATGCTCCAAACCGCGAAGAAGCTCCCAAAACTGCACAGGGAGAGCCGGCTCAAGCGCCGTCTTCGTGGAAAAAAATGTTGTCCAGACGGTGGGTGTTCCCGGCAGCTTATGTAGCAGCAGCGGCAATTATACTAACCCTCGTGTGGGTCTACCAGGACACCGACCAGCAACCGCTGAACCCGCAGAACGCCGTGAATGACGCTCAAGGCGCAGGAACGACAACGGCTGCGGAAGGCAAGGACGGGGAAGCGGTAGAAGTGATTGCCAGTGCGGAGAACATGATTTGGCCGGCCGCCGATCAAGCGGAAGCGGTCATCGTCAAATCGTTCTTTGATGCAGAAGCTCCGGAAGAAGAGCATGCGGCAGCGATGGTTCAGTACAATGACACGTTTACACCGAACACCGGTATCGACCTGGCGCGCCAGGACAACAAGCCTTTTGATGTACAAGCTGTACAAAGCGGTCAGGTTACCCGGGTAGAAGAGCATCCCGTAAACGGAACCGTAGTCGAAATTACCCATGCCGGTGAGCTGAAAACCGTATACCAGAGCCTTAGCGGTGCCGCGGTTGAAGAAGGCAGCGAAGTGAAGCAGGGCGATGTGATCGGCCAGGCCGGACGCAGCGAGTTCGAGAAGGATCTCGGCAACCATCTGCACTTCGAAGTGTATCAGGCCGGTAATCTCGTGAACCCGGAAACACTGTTCAGCAAAAAATAA
- the spoIID gene encoding stage II sporulation protein D, giving the protein MPKAAEEPTVSVYLSGTDTVEQLPLERYLVGVVAAEMPAAFQLEALKAQAIAARTYIVQRLRSGDTSGVPGDKALVTDTVAHQAYISRDMLEKEWKAGGKQPELDKIQQAVNDTRGIVMTYEGEPITASFFSTSNGYTENSEDYWSNAFPYLRSVESPWDLEVSPKYKTVVTMKRKELVNQLGLASAAVPVSKSGEGSASFFKVTAYTEGGRIKQALLGGQAFTGREIRERLDLRSSQFDLELRGEEVIITTYGFGHGVGMSQYGAEGMAREGYLAKEILSHYYTGISFAETDKLLPSKK; this is encoded by the coding sequence ATGCCGAAGGCGGCGGAAGAGCCGACCGTGTCCGTCTACCTGTCGGGGACGGACACGGTGGAGCAGCTCCCGCTGGAGCGCTACCTCGTCGGCGTCGTCGCCGCCGAAATGCCGGCGGCGTTCCAGCTCGAGGCCTTAAAGGCTCAGGCGATCGCCGCCCGCACCTATATCGTGCAGCGCCTGCGCAGCGGTGATACCAGCGGAGTCCCGGGGGACAAGGCTCTGGTCACCGACACGGTGGCGCACCAGGCCTATATTTCCCGGGACATGCTGGAGAAGGAATGGAAGGCAGGCGGCAAGCAGCCGGAGCTGGACAAGATTCAACAAGCCGTGAATGACACGCGAGGCATCGTGATGACGTATGAGGGGGAGCCGATCACTGCTTCTTTTTTCTCCACCAGTAATGGGTATACCGAGAATTCAGAAGACTACTGGAGTAACGCCTTTCCCTATCTCCGAAGCGTAGAGAGCCCATGGGATCTGGAAGTTTCGCCGAAATACAAGACGGTCGTCACGATGAAGCGCAAGGAGCTTGTGAATCAGCTGGGATTGGCCAGTGCCGCGGTTCCGGTGTCGAAGTCGGGAGAGGGCAGCGCGAGCTTTTTCAAGGTCACTGCCTACACGGAGGGCGGGAGGATCAAGCAGGCGCTGCTGGGCGGTCAAGCCTTTACCGGCCGGGAAATCCGCGAGAGGCTGGATCTGCGCTCCAGTCAATTCGATCTTGAGCTGCGCGGGGAGGAGGTCATCATTACGACCTATGGCTTCGGGCATGGTGTGGGCATGAGCCAGTACGGTGCAGAGGGGATGGCGCGCGAAGGCTACCTGGCGAAAGAGATTCTGAGCCACTACTACACAGGCATTTCTTTTGCTGAAACTGATAAACTACTGCCCTCGAAAAAATAA
- the murA gene encoding UDP-N-acetylglucosamine 1-carboxyvinyltransferase, translating to MSKFIVRGGKRLAGSVKVSGAKNSVLPIIAASLLGEEGESVIIDAPPLDDVMTISKVLESLGAAVTYKDDVITVNAENISTCEAPYEWVRKMRASFLVMGPLLARCGSTKISLPGGCAIGTRPIDQHLKGFEALGAEISLGQGFIEAKSNGRLRGAKIYLDVASVGATQNIMMAATLAEGVTTIENAAKEPEIVDLANYLNGMGAVVRGAGTGVIRIEGVEKLHGVKHHVIPDRIEAGTFMAAAAITGGDVYVEGAIADHLGSLIAKMEEMGVTVQPDENGIRVIADKPLKAVDVKTLPYPGFPTDMQSQMMALLLKSKGTSVVTETVFENRFMHVEEFQLMNAEIKIEGRSSIVTGDAKLTGAKVCATDLRAGAALIMAGLVAEGTTEVTGTHHIDRGYVNLAEKLSGLGADIWRISTEERSTQETAKPAVAETEDTKVFKVQPSWV from the coding sequence ATGAGCAAATTTATCGTCCGCGGTGGCAAAAGACTGGCCGGAAGTGTCAAAGTCAGCGGAGCAAAGAATTCAGTTCTTCCGATCATCGCCGCCTCTCTTCTCGGGGAAGAAGGAGAAAGTGTCATTATTGACGCCCCTCCTCTTGACGATGTGATGACCATTAGCAAGGTGTTGGAATCTTTAGGGGCTGCAGTTACATATAAGGATGATGTGATCACCGTGAACGCGGAGAACATCTCCACATGTGAAGCACCGTATGAATGGGTGCGGAAAATGCGTGCCTCGTTCCTGGTGATGGGACCTTTGCTTGCTCGCTGTGGCAGCACGAAGATTTCTCTGCCGGGTGGCTGTGCCATCGGGACCAGACCGATTGACCAGCATTTGAAGGGCTTTGAAGCATTGGGTGCAGAGATCAGCTTGGGCCAGGGATTCATTGAAGCCAAGAGCAATGGAAGACTGCGCGGTGCAAAAATATATCTGGATGTTGCCAGCGTAGGCGCAACCCAGAACATCATGATGGCGGCTACGCTGGCTGAAGGCGTAACCACGATCGAAAATGCGGCGAAAGAGCCGGAAATTGTCGATTTGGCGAACTACCTGAACGGAATGGGCGCTGTGGTTCGCGGTGCAGGCACCGGGGTCATTCGGATCGAAGGTGTAGAGAAGCTGCACGGCGTGAAGCATCATGTCATTCCGGACCGGATTGAAGCCGGGACCTTCATGGCGGCTGCCGCCATTACGGGTGGAGATGTGTATGTGGAAGGTGCGATTGCGGACCATTTGGGCTCTTTGATTGCGAAGATGGAGGAAATGGGTGTGACGGTACAGCCGGATGAGAACGGGATCCGGGTGATTGCCGACAAGCCGCTGAAGGCTGTGGATGTGAAAACTCTCCCATACCCGGGCTTTCCGACCGATATGCAGTCCCAGATGATGGCGCTGCTGCTGAAATCCAAGGGAACCAGTGTGGTTACGGAGACCGTTTTTGAGAACCGCTTCATGCATGTGGAAGAATTCCAGCTTATGAATGCGGAAATCAAGATTGAAGGACGCTCCTCCATCGTAACAGGAGACGCCAAGCTGACCGGAGCAAAGGTATGCGCAACGGACCTTCGCGCAGGCGCAGCCTTGATTATGGCTGGATTGGTGGCTGAAGGAACGACAGAGGTCACAGGTACGCATCATATTGATCGCGGCTATGTGAATCTGGCAGAGAAGCTGTCCGGTCTTGGCGCAGACATCTGGCGTATTTCGACAGAAGAGCGCAGCACACAGGAGACGGCGAAGCCGGCTGTTGCAGAAACCGAAGACACGAAGGTGTTCAAGGTTCAGCCAAGCTGGGTGTAA
- a CDS encoding DUF1146 family protein: MNQDISSAVDSAVGVSGLISITVSLLCIALAWWALQTLKLDLVIRNPKSPQGRLLHVLLAVVLGRFVAEFLNDYLIWSQMIRYIF, encoded by the coding sequence ATGAATCAAGACATTTCAAGTGCCGTAGACAGTGCGGTAGGCGTAAGCGGACTTATCTCCATCACCGTATCGCTCTTATGCATTGCACTGGCATGGTGGGCATTACAAACATTAAAACTGGATTTGGTGATCCGAAATCCCAAAAGTCCCCAAGGAAGGCTGCTGCATGTGCTGCTAGCTGTAGTGCTGGGTCGTTTTGTAGCTGAATTTCTCAATGACTATTTGATTTGGAGCCAAATGATCCGATATATTTTTTAG